A single region of the Acanthopagrus latus isolate v.2019 chromosome 11, fAcaLat1.1, whole genome shotgun sequence genome encodes:
- the zfr2 gene encoding zinc finger RNA-binding protein isoform X10 — MAASNYFGFTHGAGPQYSAQPPPAYSHPSTASYSVQQAPAVAHAVTASYSPAPVQAARPVVSAAYPAYQSHQAPPEYAYRQPDPPAPPQPTTTPQTYQDNYSYGRPAVAATTYDNKQYYQTSIASAQRTATENYYQTVGVKSAYSPAPTTVYSQPPPPQRQVTALKPLAPSSAVSTSYNIYPVSTSVQQPPTPISSYTLGSSFGSTVSATTYSGISYSNYDSTGYTSTSAPSYYQPAQQTLTQPQPPPQQPQQPQQPQPPIQPPPKQLTSSSWSNSGSNMVTAPAVNTYKKPTFHQNKLQKPKGPPKQPQLHYCDICKISCAGPQTYREHLEGQKHKKKEAALKSGGQTGSSNGPRGVQTQLRCELCDVSCTGVDAYAAHIRGAKHQKVVKLHTKLGKPIPSTEPVLVNSAAVITTSTAGKPPASTSTPASVSTTSTPTVTPKQVAVNTMAKTAAPVKKPAPTKITVISNKPASVPAAAVTAAAAAVVAAKVEEPMQQSAQKMESLSDNEDSDRGGGHGDIQPVGHDYVEEVRNVDGKVIRFHCKLCECSFNDPNAKDMHLKGRRHRLQYKKKVNPELPVEIKPSNRARKLQESKLKKQKQKAVLKRQRDDEQRWHMEMRSDSWPKRYEEDMYWRRMEEEQMYWGEQRRRMAPPPLMSRPGMPVPPLLTCVRRPDSPDDRHIMAKHSTIYPVEEELQAVQRIVSHSERALKLVSDTLLDKETPISSVTTAAAEGEEEKGTENAARLLKGVMRVGILAKGLLLRGDRNVELILLTAKKPTISLLKNIAKQLPKELETFSEDQYEVQAHPEEANIVIFSSKEPKMQVTISLTSPLMREDTAAEKDKQAGGKAAEKDVAEKDPPDLLNKKKCLDYLAALRHAKWFQARANGLQSCVIVIRVLRDLCQRVPTWGKMPGWAMELLVEKVISSAAGPLSPGEAMRRVLECISTGILLPDGPGLMDPCEKEPTDALETLKSQAREDITASAQHALRLLAFRQIHKVLGMESLPASKASARNRKRRRDGSETGEGEGEGKKDKKEEEAESG, encoded by the exons ATGGCTGCAAGCAATTATTTCGGCTTCACACATGGTGCCGGTCCCCAATACAG tgcCCAGCCTCCCCCAGCCTACTCCCATCCCTCTACAGCAAGTTACAGCGTCCAGCAGGCTCCGGCTGTAGCTCATGCAGTGACTGCGTCCTACTCACCAGCTCCAGTCCAGGCTGCCCGGCCTGTGGTCTCTGCCGCTTACCCTGCCTATCAGAGCCACCAGGCCCCGCCTGAATACGCCTACAGGCAGCCGGACCCCCCAGCTCCCCCACagcccaccaccaccccacagACGTACCAG GACAATTACAGCTATGGACGCCCTGCTGTGGCTGCGACTACCTACGACAACAAACAATACTACCAGACGAGTATAGCTTCGGCTCAGAGGACAGCAACAGAGAATTATTACCAGACTG taGGAGTAAAGAGTGCTTACAGTCCAGCCCCCACCACTGTGTACAGCCAGCCGCCTCCTCCCCAGAGGCAGGTAACAGCCCTGAAGCCTTTGGCCCCCTCCAGTGCAGTGTCTACCAGCTACAACATCTACCCAGTGTCCACCAGTGTCCAGCAGCCACCCACACCCATTTCATCATACACCCTCGGTTCCTCCTTCGGCTCCACCGTTTCAGCCACCACCTACTCAG GCATTAGTTACTCCAATTATGATTCAACTGGCTACACCTCCACATCTGCCCCCTCCTACTACCAGCCAGCCCAGCAGACTCTTACCCAGCCGCAGCCTCCACCTCAACAGCCACAGCAGCCGCAGCAACCCCAACCCCCCATCCAGCCACCACCCAAACAGCTGACGAGCTCTTCCTGGAGCAACTCGGGCAGCAACATGGTGACAGCTCCAGCTGTAAACACCTACAAAAAGCCAACGTTTCACCAGAACAAGCTGCAGAAACCTAAAGGGCCTCCCAAGCAGCCCCAGCTACATTATTGTGACATTTGCAAGATCAGCTGTGCAGGCCCTCAG ACGTATCGGGAGCACCTTGAGGGCCAGAAGCATAAGAAGAAGGAGGCTGCCCTTAAATCAGGGGGACAGACAGGGTCCAGCAACGGGCCCAGAGGGGTCCAGACTCAGTTACGCTGTGAGTTATGCGACGTCTCCTGCACCGGAGTAGACGCCTACGCTGCCCATATCCGTGGGGCCAAACACCAGAAG GTGGTGAAACTTCACACCAAGCTGGGCAAACCTATACCTTCCACCGAGCCAGTGTTGGTGAATTCGGCGGCAGTTATCACCACCTCGACAGCTGGGAAACCTCCAGCATCCACATCCACTCCTGCCTCCGTCTCAACCACTTCAACTCCCACTGTAACACCCAAACAGGTGGCTGTGAACACCATGGCCAAAACAGCAGCACCTGTCAAGAAACCAGCTCCTACTAAAATAACTGTCATTT CCAATAAGCCTGCCAGCgttccagcagctgcagtgaccgcagcagcggcagcggtgGTGGCTGCCAAGGTGGAGGAGCCCATGCAACAGTCAGCTCAGAAGATGGAGTCTCTGAGTGACAATGAGGACAGTGACAGAGGTGGAGGCCATGGAGATATCCAGCCGGTGGGACATGACTACGTAGAGGAG GTCCGTAATGTTGACGGCAAGGTGATTCGATTCCACTGTAAACTGTGTGAGTGCAGCTTCAACGACCCAAACGCTAAAGACATGCACCTGAAAGGACGAAGGCACAGACTCCAGTACAAG AAAAAAGTGAACCCAGAGCTTCCTGTGGAGATCAAGCCCAGTAACCGGGCCAGGAAGCTGCAGGAGAGCAAgctgaagaagcagaagcagaaggcAGTGCTGAAGCGGCAGAGAGACGATGAGCAGCGCTGGCACATGGAGATGAGGTCAGACTCATGGCCAAA GCGCTATGAGGAGGACATGTactggaggaggatggaggaggagcagatgtACTGGGGTGAGCAGAGACGCAGGATGGCTCCTCCACCGCTCATGAGCCGCCCTGGTATGCCAGTACCCCCTCTACTG ACGTGTGTGCGTCGGCCAGACTCTCCTGATGACCGTCACATCATGGCTAAACACTCCACTATTTACCCAGtagaggaggagctgcaggctgtTCAGAGGATTGTCTCCCACTCTGAGAGAGCCCTCAAACTGGTGTCAGACACGCTGCTGGATAAGGAGACACCAATCTCCAGTgttactactgctgctgctgaaggagaagaagaaaaagg TACTGAGAACGCAGCACGGCTGCTGAAAGGTGTGATGAGGGTAGGCATCCTGGCCAAAGGCCTGCTGCTTCGCGGGGACAGAAATGTTGAACTCATCCTGCTGACTGCTAAGAAACCCACCATCTCTTTACTGAAGAACATCGCAAAGCAGCTGCCCAAGGAACTGGAA ACATTTTCTGAAGATCAGTATGAGGTGCAGGCTCACCCCGAGGAGGCGAACATCGTGATATTTTCAAGCAAGGAGCCCAAAATGCAGGTGACCATTTCTCTCACCTCGCCGCTGATGAGGGAGGACACTGCTGCTGAGAAGGACAagcaggcaggaggaaaagCGGCTGAGAAAG ATGTGGCTGAGAAGGACCCTCCAGATCTTCTGAATAAGAAGAAGTGTCTTGACTACCTGGCTGCTCTCCGCCACGCCAAATGGTTTCAG GCTCGTGCCAACGGGCTGCAGTCCTGTGTGATTGTCATCCGGGTGCTCAGAGATTTATGTCAGCGGGTTCCCACCTGGGGAAAGATGCCCGGATGG GCGATGGAACTGCTGGTGGAGAAGGTGATCAGCAGTGCCGCAGGTCCGCTCAGCCCAGGAGAGGCCATGCGGAGAGTCCTGGAGTGCATCTCCACCGGCATCCTGCTACCAG ATGGACCAGGCTTAATGGACCCCTGTGAGAAAGAGCCAACCGATGCTTTGGAAACCCTCAAGTCTCAAGCTAGAGAGGACATAACTGCTAGCGCACAG CATGCCCTGCGGTTGCTCGCTTTCCGTCAGATCCACAAGGTTCTTGGCATGGAGTCCCTGCCGGCGTCCAAGGCCAGCGCTCGCAACCGCAAACGTCGACGGGACGGCAGCGAGACGGGcgaaggagagggggagggcaaaaaagacaaaaaggaagaagaagcagagagtgGTTGA
- the zfr2 gene encoding zinc finger RNA-binding protein isoform X5: protein MAASNYFGFTHGAGPQYSAQPPPAYSHPSTASYSVQQAPAVAHAVTASYSPAPVQAARPVVSAAYPAYQSHQAPPEYAYRQPDPPAPPQPTTTPQTYQDNYSYGRPAVAATTYDNKQYYQTSIASAQRTATENYYQTVPPLFSVSVGVKSAYSPAPTTVYSQPPPPQRQVTALKPLAPSSAVSTSYNIYPVSTSVQQPPTPISSYTLGSSFGSTVSATTYSGISYSNYDSTGYTSTSAPSYYQPAQQTLTQPQPPPQQPQQPQQPQPPIQPPPKQLTSSSWSNSGSNMVTAPAVNTYKKPTFHQNKLQKPKGPPKQPQLHYCDICKISCAGPQTYREHLEGQKHKKKEAALKSGGQTGSSNGPRGVQTQLRCELCDVSCTGVDAYAAHIRGAKHQKVVKLHTKLGKPIPSTEPVLVNSAAVITTSTAGKPPASTSTPASVSTTSTPTVTPKQVAVNTMAKTAAPVKKPAPTKITVISNKPASVPAAAVTAAAAAVVAAKVEEPMQQSAQKMESLSDNEDSDRGGGHGDIQPVGHDYVEEVRNVDGKVIRFHCKLCECSFNDPNAKDMHLKGRRHRLQYKKKVNPELPVEIKPSNRARKLQESKLKKQKQKAVLKRQRDDEQRWHMEMRSDSWPKRYEEDMYWRRMEEEQMYWGEQRRRMAPPPLMSRPGMPVPPLLTCVRRPDSPDDRHIMAKHSTIYPVEEELQAVQRIVSHSERALKLVSDTLLDKETPISSVTTAAAEGEEEKGTENAARLLKGVMRVGILAKGLLLRGDRNVELILLTAKKPTISLLKNIAKQLPKELETFSEDQYEVQAHPEEANIVIFSSKEPKMQVTISLTSPLMREDTAAEKDKQAGGKAAEKDVAEKDPPDLLNKKKCLDYLAALRHAKWFQARANGLQSCVIVIRVLRDLCQRVPTWGKMPGWAMELLVEKVISSAAGPLSPGEAMRRVLECISTGILLPDGPGLMDPCEKEPTDALETLKSQAREDITASAQHALRLLAFRQIHKVLGMESLPASKASARNRKRRRDGSETGEGEGEGKKDKKEEEAESG from the exons ATGGCTGCAAGCAATTATTTCGGCTTCACACATGGTGCCGGTCCCCAATACAG tgcCCAGCCTCCCCCAGCCTACTCCCATCCCTCTACAGCAAGTTACAGCGTCCAGCAGGCTCCGGCTGTAGCTCATGCAGTGACTGCGTCCTACTCACCAGCTCCAGTCCAGGCTGCCCGGCCTGTGGTCTCTGCCGCTTACCCTGCCTATCAGAGCCACCAGGCCCCGCCTGAATACGCCTACAGGCAGCCGGACCCCCCAGCTCCCCCACagcccaccaccaccccacagACGTACCAG GACAATTACAGCTATGGACGCCCTGCTGTGGCTGCGACTACCTACGACAACAAACAATACTACCAGACGAGTATAGCTTCGGCTCAGAGGACAGCAACAGAGAATTATTACCAGACTG TCCCTccactcttttctgtttcagtaGGAGTAAAGAGTGCTTACAGTCCAGCCCCCACCACTGTGTACAGCCAGCCGCCTCCTCCCCAGAGGCAGGTAACAGCCCTGAAGCCTTTGGCCCCCTCCAGTGCAGTGTCTACCAGCTACAACATCTACCCAGTGTCCACCAGTGTCCAGCAGCCACCCACACCCATTTCATCATACACCCTCGGTTCCTCCTTCGGCTCCACCGTTTCAGCCACCACCTACTCAG GCATTAGTTACTCCAATTATGATTCAACTGGCTACACCTCCACATCTGCCCCCTCCTACTACCAGCCAGCCCAGCAGACTCTTACCCAGCCGCAGCCTCCACCTCAACAGCCACAGCAGCCGCAGCAACCCCAACCCCCCATCCAGCCACCACCCAAACAGCTGACGAGCTCTTCCTGGAGCAACTCGGGCAGCAACATGGTGACAGCTCCAGCTGTAAACACCTACAAAAAGCCAACGTTTCACCAGAACAAGCTGCAGAAACCTAAAGGGCCTCCCAAGCAGCCCCAGCTACATTATTGTGACATTTGCAAGATCAGCTGTGCAGGCCCTCAG ACGTATCGGGAGCACCTTGAGGGCCAGAAGCATAAGAAGAAGGAGGCTGCCCTTAAATCAGGGGGACAGACAGGGTCCAGCAACGGGCCCAGAGGGGTCCAGACTCAGTTACGCTGTGAGTTATGCGACGTCTCCTGCACCGGAGTAGACGCCTACGCTGCCCATATCCGTGGGGCCAAACACCAGAAG GTGGTGAAACTTCACACCAAGCTGGGCAAACCTATACCTTCCACCGAGCCAGTGTTGGTGAATTCGGCGGCAGTTATCACCACCTCGACAGCTGGGAAACCTCCAGCATCCACATCCACTCCTGCCTCCGTCTCAACCACTTCAACTCCCACTGTAACACCCAAACAGGTGGCTGTGAACACCATGGCCAAAACAGCAGCACCTGTCAAGAAACCAGCTCCTACTAAAATAACTGTCATTT CCAATAAGCCTGCCAGCgttccagcagctgcagtgaccgcagcagcggcagcggtgGTGGCTGCCAAGGTGGAGGAGCCCATGCAACAGTCAGCTCAGAAGATGGAGTCTCTGAGTGACAATGAGGACAGTGACAGAGGTGGAGGCCATGGAGATATCCAGCCGGTGGGACATGACTACGTAGAGGAG GTCCGTAATGTTGACGGCAAGGTGATTCGATTCCACTGTAAACTGTGTGAGTGCAGCTTCAACGACCCAAACGCTAAAGACATGCACCTGAAAGGACGAAGGCACAGACTCCAGTACAAG AAAAAAGTGAACCCAGAGCTTCCTGTGGAGATCAAGCCCAGTAACCGGGCCAGGAAGCTGCAGGAGAGCAAgctgaagaagcagaagcagaaggcAGTGCTGAAGCGGCAGAGAGACGATGAGCAGCGCTGGCACATGGAGATGAGGTCAGACTCATGGCCAAA GCGCTATGAGGAGGACATGTactggaggaggatggaggaggagcagatgtACTGGGGTGAGCAGAGACGCAGGATGGCTCCTCCACCGCTCATGAGCCGCCCTGGTATGCCAGTACCCCCTCTACTG ACGTGTGTGCGTCGGCCAGACTCTCCTGATGACCGTCACATCATGGCTAAACACTCCACTATTTACCCAGtagaggaggagctgcaggctgtTCAGAGGATTGTCTCCCACTCTGAGAGAGCCCTCAAACTGGTGTCAGACACGCTGCTGGATAAGGAGACACCAATCTCCAGTgttactactgctgctgctgaaggagaagaagaaaaagg TACTGAGAACGCAGCACGGCTGCTGAAAGGTGTGATGAGGGTAGGCATCCTGGCCAAAGGCCTGCTGCTTCGCGGGGACAGAAATGTTGAACTCATCCTGCTGACTGCTAAGAAACCCACCATCTCTTTACTGAAGAACATCGCAAAGCAGCTGCCCAAGGAACTGGAA ACATTTTCTGAAGATCAGTATGAGGTGCAGGCTCACCCCGAGGAGGCGAACATCGTGATATTTTCAAGCAAGGAGCCCAAAATGCAGGTGACCATTTCTCTCACCTCGCCGCTGATGAGGGAGGACACTGCTGCTGAGAAGGACAagcaggcaggaggaaaagCGGCTGAGAAAG ATGTGGCTGAGAAGGACCCTCCAGATCTTCTGAATAAGAAGAAGTGTCTTGACTACCTGGCTGCTCTCCGCCACGCCAAATGGTTTCAG GCTCGTGCCAACGGGCTGCAGTCCTGTGTGATTGTCATCCGGGTGCTCAGAGATTTATGTCAGCGGGTTCCCACCTGGGGAAAGATGCCCGGATGG GCGATGGAACTGCTGGTGGAGAAGGTGATCAGCAGTGCCGCAGGTCCGCTCAGCCCAGGAGAGGCCATGCGGAGAGTCCTGGAGTGCATCTCCACCGGCATCCTGCTACCAG ATGGACCAGGCTTAATGGACCCCTGTGAGAAAGAGCCAACCGATGCTTTGGAAACCCTCAAGTCTCAAGCTAGAGAGGACATAACTGCTAGCGCACAG CATGCCCTGCGGTTGCTCGCTTTCCGTCAGATCCACAAGGTTCTTGGCATGGAGTCCCTGCCGGCGTCCAAGGCCAGCGCTCGCAACCGCAAACGTCGACGGGACGGCAGCGAGACGGGcgaaggagagggggagggcaaaaaagacaaaaaggaagaagaagcagagagtgGTTGA